A portion of the Chondrinema litorale genome contains these proteins:
- a CDS encoding M23 family metallopeptidase, with protein MAKIKYYYDTETCRYERVKTSPLEYVINALGLLFVCVIFGIFFAWAYLAIFPSPNELKLVKENEELLYHYNSMNKELKNVQNMMTALQKRDDDIYRTIFEAEPIPMEIRQAGTGGSQKFQDLLESRLEREGLIINSLNKIDVIKRQMYIQSKSFDEIVELARSKQEMLAHIPAIQPIANKELKRLASGYGMRFHPILKVRRLHAGCDFSAPLGTPIYATGDGKVVKVQKSNRGYGNQVEIDHGFGYISKYAHMSKFEVRVGQKVKRGQIIGLVGNTGLSVAPHCHYEVIYKNRKVNPVNYFFNDLTDEQYEEMVKISSQENQSLGY; from the coding sequence ATGGCAAAGATCAAATACTATTATGATACTGAGACTTGCAGATACGAAAGAGTTAAAACCTCACCGCTTGAATATGTAATTAATGCATTGGGTTTACTTTTCGTTTGTGTAATATTCGGTATTTTCTTCGCCTGGGCCTATTTAGCAATTTTCCCTTCGCCTAACGAACTAAAACTGGTTAAGGAAAATGAAGAGCTCCTCTATCATTACAATAGTATGAATAAGGAGTTGAAGAATGTCCAAAATATGATGACAGCTTTGCAAAAAAGAGATGATGATATTTATAGAACCATCTTTGAAGCAGAGCCAATTCCTATGGAGATCAGACAAGCTGGTACAGGTGGAAGTCAAAAGTTTCAAGATTTACTTGAAAGTAGACTCGAAAGAGAAGGGCTCATCATTAATTCTTTAAACAAGATTGATGTAATTAAAAGACAGATGTACATTCAGTCTAAGTCTTTTGATGAAATTGTAGAGCTTGCTCGCTCTAAACAAGAGATGCTTGCGCACATTCCGGCGATACAGCCAATAGCCAACAAAGAATTAAAAAGATTGGCATCTGGATATGGTATGCGTTTCCATCCAATTCTTAAAGTAAGAAGACTACATGCAGGTTGTGATTTCTCTGCTCCATTAGGCACTCCAATTTATGCCACAGGCGATGGAAAAGTAGTTAAAGTTCAAAAATCAAATCGTGGATATGGCAATCAGGTTGAAATCGATCATGGATTCGGTTACATCTCTAAATATGCCCACATGTCTAAGTTTGAGGTAAGAGTTGGTCAAAAAGTAAAAAGAGGACAAATTATAGGCTTAGTTGGTAATACAGGTTTATCTGTTGCACCACACTGCCACTACGAGGTAATTTACAAAAACAGAAAAGTTAATCCTGTAAACTACTTCTTTAATGACCTTACTGATGAACAATACGAAGAAATGGTAAAAATTTCTTCTCAAGAAAATCAATCATTGGGTTATTAA
- a CDS encoding MerR family transcriptional regulator → MDIEKRYYSIGEVADMFQVATSLIRFWEGQFNTIKPKKNKNGVRQYTKQDIDAIRTIYHLVKEKGFTLSGAKDALKNQPKINESLEAINSLKKVREFLVTLRSQIREEEQ, encoded by the coding sequence ATGGACATTGAAAAAAGATATTATTCTATTGGAGAGGTTGCTGATATGTTTCAGGTTGCTACTTCTCTTATCAGATTTTGGGAAGGGCAGTTCAATACCATCAAACCTAAGAAAAACAAAAATGGTGTAAGACAATACACTAAACAAGATATTGATGCAATACGCACTATATATCACTTAGTAAAAGAAAAAGGATTTACTCTTAGTGGTGCTAAAGATGCACTAAAAAATCAGCCTAAAATTAATGAAAGCTTAGAGGCAATTAACTCTTTAAAAAAGGTGAGAGAGTTTTTGGTTACGCTAAGGTCACAAATTAGAGAAGAAGAACAGTAA
- the ald gene encoding alanine dehydrogenase, whose protein sequence is MIIGVPKEIKNNENRVALTPAGAKALSSLGHKVFVQKSAGEGSGFADELYEEAGANLLPTIEEVYDKAEMIMKVKEPIEPEYELVKENQLLFTYFHFASSEPLTKAMIKSKSVCIAYETVEKADRTLPLLIPMSEVAGRMAVQQGAKYLEKPLKGFGILLGGVPGVKPAKVLILGGGIVGTQAAKMAAGLGADVTIMDVNLQRLRYLDDVMPANVHTMMSNEYNIRELIKTHHLIVGAVLIPGAKAPSLITRDMLKDMQPGTVLVDVAVDQGGCIETCKPTTHQEPTFIIDDVVHYCVANMPGAVPFTSTLALTNATLPYAIQLANKGWQKATKENNELKLGLNVINGDVVYKAVADAFNLPFKNVEELI, encoded by the coding sequence ATGATTATAGGTGTTCCTAAAGAAATTAAAAATAATGAAAACCGTGTAGCACTTACACCAGCAGGGGCTAAAGCACTAAGCTCATTAGGCCACAAAGTTTTCGTTCAAAAAAGTGCAGGTGAAGGTAGCGGTTTTGCTGATGAGTTGTATGAGGAGGCAGGCGCAAACCTTTTACCTACAATAGAAGAAGTATACGATAAGGCTGAAATGATTATGAAGGTGAAAGAACCTATTGAGCCTGAGTATGAATTGGTAAAAGAAAATCAGTTACTATTCACTTATTTCCACTTTGCTTCATCTGAGCCATTAACTAAGGCTATGATAAAAAGTAAATCAGTTTGTATTGCTTACGAAACTGTTGAAAAAGCTGATAGAACACTTCCATTGTTAATTCCTATGTCTGAAGTAGCAGGTAGAATGGCAGTTCAGCAAGGAGCAAAATATCTTGAAAAACCACTTAAAGGTTTCGGTATTTTATTAGGAGGTGTACCGGGTGTAAAACCAGCAAAAGTATTAATCTTAGGTGGTGGAATAGTAGGAACACAAGCAGCTAAAATGGCAGCAGGTTTAGGTGCAGATGTAACAATTATGGATGTTAACCTGCAAAGACTACGCTATTTAGACGACGTTATGCCTGCAAATGTGCATACTATGATGTCTAATGAGTACAACATCAGAGAATTAATTAAAACTCATCATTTAATAGTTGGCGCTGTGTTGATTCCAGGTGCTAAAGCTCCAAGCTTAATCACAAGAGATATGCTAAAAGATATGCAACCAGGAACAGTACTAGTAGATGTTGCAGTTGACCAAGGTGGTTGTATCGAAACTTGTAAGCCTACTACTCACCAAGAACCTACTTTTATTATTGATGATGTAGTTCATTACTGTGTGGCAAATATGCCAGGTGCTGTGCCTTTTACTTCTACATTGGCACTTACAAATGCTACTTTGCCTTATGCTATTCAATTAGCAAACAAAGGCTGGCAAAAAGCAACTAAAGAAAATAATGAATTAAAACTTGGCTTAAATGTGATTAACGGAGATGTAGTTTACAAAGCAGTAGCAGATGCTTTTAATCTACCATTCAAAAATGTTGAAGAGTTAATCTAA
- the purB gene encoding adenylosuccinate lyase — MKLEELTAISPVDGRYRNKTSNYATYFSEFALIHYRVRVEIEYFIALAEIPLPQLTQITEENKKSLRGIYENFSLEDAQSIKETEKVTNHDVKSVEYFIKEKMTALGLENVLEFVHFGLTSQDVNNTAIPLSLKEAFEQELFPEFDKVFEVLKALAEQWDAHSMLAFTHGQPASPTKLGKEIAVFAYRLQQQIKTAAAIPYSAKFGGATGNFNAHQLAYPEYNWIEFGNKFVNEGLGLDRALFTTQIENYDFLAAWFDLLKRMNNILVDLSRDIWQYISLGYFKQKIKAGEVGSSAMPHKVNPIDFENAEGNLGIANAILEHLAAKLPVSRLQRDLTDSTVLRNIGVPVAHISIALQSLLKGLGKLELNENKLAEDLEANWAVVAEAIQTVLRREGYPKPYEALKALTRKNEKITQQSIHAFIETLEISDELKASLKEVSPFNYTGVQPKL, encoded by the coding sequence ATGAAACTAGAAGAGCTTACAGCGATTTCACCTGTTGATGGGCGTTACAGGAATAAGACAAGTAATTATGCGACGTATTTTTCAGAGTTTGCACTGATTCACTATCGTGTAAGAGTTGAGATTGAATATTTTATCGCTTTAGCAGAAATTCCTCTACCACAATTAACTCAAATTACTGAGGAGAATAAAAAATCTTTAAGAGGCATATATGAGAACTTTTCATTAGAAGATGCTCAATCCATTAAAGAAACTGAAAAAGTAACCAACCACGATGTAAAGTCAGTTGAGTATTTCATCAAAGAAAAAATGACTGCTTTGGGTTTAGAAAATGTACTGGAGTTTGTTCATTTTGGCCTTACTTCTCAAGATGTTAATAATACGGCAATTCCACTGTCTTTAAAAGAAGCTTTTGAGCAAGAGCTTTTTCCAGAATTTGACAAAGTTTTTGAAGTACTTAAAGCTTTAGCTGAACAATGGGATGCACATTCTATGTTGGCTTTTACTCATGGCCAGCCTGCTTCTCCTACAAAATTAGGTAAAGAAATAGCTGTTTTTGCTTATCGTTTACAGCAACAAATTAAAACTGCCGCTGCAATACCATATTCAGCTAAGTTTGGTGGAGCTACAGGTAATTTTAATGCGCATCAGTTGGCTTATCCTGAATATAATTGGATAGAATTCGGAAACAAGTTTGTAAATGAGGGTTTAGGGCTTGATCGTGCATTATTTACCACCCAAATAGAAAACTATGATTTTCTTGCAGCTTGGTTCGACTTGCTAAAAAGAATGAACAATATACTGGTTGATTTAAGTAGAGATATCTGGCAATACATTTCTCTGGGTTATTTCAAACAAAAGATTAAAGCAGGAGAGGTGGGTTCTTCAGCAATGCCTCACAAAGTAAACCCAATCGACTTTGAAAATGCGGAAGGTAATCTTGGTATTGCAAATGCAATTTTAGAGCATTTGGCTGCTAAGCTTCCTGTTTCTCGTTTACAAAGAGATTTAACAGACTCTACTGTTTTAAGAAATATTGGTGTGCCAGTAGCGCATATTAGTATTGCTTTACAATCTTTATTAAAAGGTTTGGGTAAATTAGAGCTGAACGAAAATAAATTGGCTGAGGATTTGGAAGCAAACTGGGCAGTAGTTGCAGAAGCGATCCAAACAGTTTTAAGAAGAGAAGGCTATCCAAAACCTTATGAAGCTTTGAAAGCTCTTACTCGTAAAAATGAAAAAATTACGCAGCAAAGTATTCACGCTTTTATAGAAACCCTTGAAATTTCTGATGAGTTAAAAGCTAGTTTAAAAGAGGTTTCTCCTTTTAATTATACTGGTGTGCAACCTAAACTCTAA
- the rpsU gene encoding 30S ribosomal protein S21, producing MLIIKVKDNESIDRALKRFKKKFEKTGVLKELRARNFYEKPSVARRNQKLKADYKQKMYAKENY from the coding sequence ATGCTTATAATTAAAGTAAAAGATAACGAGTCAATAGACAGAGCACTCAAAAGATTTAAAAAGAAATTTGAAAAGACTGGCGTTCTAAAAGAATTAAGAGCTAGAAATTTTTATGAGAAACCTTCTGTTGCTAGAAGAAATCAAAAATTGAAAGCTGATTACAAGCAGAAAATGTACGCTAAGGAAAATTATTAA
- a CDS encoding tyrosine-type recombinase/integrase — MITNFLNYLQYEKRSSIHTVSAYENDLKQFNQFCLNHLGVNEEDFDSTQVKFDTVRAWVVQLIDNKITPRSVNRKIASINAYYKFLLQKELIAELPTKKLKALKLSKRLPSFVKQQEIDHLFNPSIFAENKYPDRDRLIIELLYGTGIRLSELINIQVADINFANNTLKVLGKRNKERLIPLHQELIESLKSFIAIQNKSEAAYLITTPKHNKAYPSMIQKIVKTYLSKVSSSEKKSPHVLRHTFATHLLNNGAELNAIKDLLGHSNLAATQIYTHNSISRLKKIFNKTHPKS, encoded by the coding sequence ATGATCACAAATTTTTTAAACTATCTGCAGTACGAAAAGAGGAGTAGTATTCACACAGTAAGTGCTTATGAAAACGACCTAAAACAGTTTAACCAATTCTGTTTAAATCACCTTGGAGTTAACGAAGAAGATTTTGATAGCACTCAGGTAAAATTTGATACTGTAAGAGCTTGGGTAGTTCAATTAATTGATAATAAAATCACACCTAGATCTGTAAACAGAAAAATAGCTTCTATAAATGCTTATTATAAATTTTTGTTGCAAAAAGAGTTAATCGCAGAGCTTCCTACCAAAAAACTTAAAGCTTTAAAATTATCTAAAAGATTACCTTCTTTTGTAAAACAACAAGAGATAGATCACTTGTTTAATCCGTCAATTTTTGCTGAAAACAAATATCCAGACAGAGACCGTCTTATTATCGAATTATTATACGGAACAGGAATCAGACTTTCTGAATTGATAAACATTCAGGTTGCAGACATAAATTTTGCAAATAATACACTTAAGGTTTTAGGTAAAAGAAACAAAGAAAGGCTCATCCCCTTACATCAAGAATTAATAGAAAGTTTAAAGTCGTTTATTGCAATACAAAATAAATCTGAGGCTGCATACCTTATTACTACACCAAAACATAATAAGGCTTATCCTTCTATGATTCAGAAAATTGTAAAAACCTATTTATCAAAAGTATCTAGCTCAGAAAAAAAGAGTCCGCACGTGTTAAGACACACATTCGCAACACACCTATTAAATAATGGAGCAGAACTAAATGCCATAAAAGATTTACTTGGCCATTCTAATTTAGCTGCAACCCAAATTTATACGCACAATTCGATAAGCAGGCTCAAGAAAATATTTAATAAAACACATCCAAAATCATAA
- the hpf gene encoding ribosome hibernation-promoting factor, HPF/YfiA family produces the protein MKLQMHSLHFTADQKLLDFIQKKADKLETFFDRILDGEVFLRIDKGDHSKENKMVEIKLNIPGNTLFAKEHAASFEAATDSAIEALRRQLKKHKEKNLTGF, from the coding sequence ATGAAATTACAAATGCATTCATTGCACTTTACAGCGGATCAAAAGTTACTAGACTTTATTCAAAAGAAAGCAGATAAACTAGAAACTTTTTTTGATAGAATTCTCGATGGTGAAGTCTTTTTAAGAATAGATAAAGGCGACCATTCAAAAGAGAACAAGATGGTGGAAATTAAGCTTAATATTCCCGGTAATACGCTGTTTGCAAAAGAACATGCAGCATCTTTTGAAGCAGCAACCGATTCTGCAATTGAAGCATTAAGACGACAACTAAAAAAACATAAAGAAAAAAACCTAACTGGTTTTTAA
- a CDS encoding lysozyme inhibitor LprI family protein, translating into MKIVYKHIFLIVFFFTTYNFCHAQNITGTEHQIDIEINECYDKNPSKLGIMECEIMGYQKWKTEVDRVFNLLLSKLDSESQLILKEQQRAWEALTKLQFELNEKLYSNQVSLLATITTDLMRRRAMELQSHLNVLQ; encoded by the coding sequence ATGAAAATCGTTTACAAGCACATCTTTCTAATAGTTTTTTTCTTCACCACATACAATTTTTGCCATGCCCAAAATATCACAGGCACAGAACATCAAATCGATATAGAAATTAACGAATGCTACGATAAAAACCCTAGCAAATTAGGCATAATGGAATGCGAAATTATGGGTTATCAAAAATGGAAAACAGAAGTTGACAGAGTATTTAACCTCTTGCTAAGTAAGTTAGATAGTGAGAGCCAACTTATACTAAAAGAACAGCAAAGAGCTTGGGAAGCACTTACAAAACTACAGTTTGAACTAAACGAAAAATTATATTCAAATCAGGTTTCTCTATTGGCTACAATCACCACAGATTTGATGCGAAGGCGTGCCATGGAATTACAATCTCATTTAAATGTACTGCAATAA
- a CDS encoding GntR family transcriptional regulator: MNTAETINNYSRIPKYKQVVDSIIADIHIGKFKKGQKIPSINETSFEYLLSRDTVEKAYNELRDKGVIVSVRGKGFYINNTQCIGKKRILVVFNKISTYKKFIFSKFAEAFGDNTIIDLLIHNGDISIMNEVIDDGLNHFHHIVLVPQFDAPQPEVLKLIKRFSPEKLILMDYFIEGLNASYAGVYQDFEWDIYNALSEATLHLKKYEKFNLIFPDKTKSGYCEKIITGFRNFCFHNKLKFNVEYGLSNCEVERRNAYLVILEEDLIDLIKKMKDKSLILGVDTGVISYNDSPIKEILCGGIDVVSTDYMMMSKEIARMIKENDLKRQLNKFSYIKRKSL; the protein is encoded by the coding sequence ATGAATACTGCTGAGACTATAAACAACTATTCGAGAATTCCAAAGTACAAGCAAGTTGTAGATTCTATAATTGCTGACATCCACATCGGAAAATTCAAAAAAGGTCAAAAAATCCCTTCAATTAATGAGACCAGTTTTGAATATCTGCTATCCAGAGACACTGTAGAAAAGGCTTATAATGAGTTAAGAGACAAAGGTGTAATTGTTTCTGTAAGAGGTAAGGGATTTTACATTAACAATACGCAATGCATAGGTAAAAAGAGAATACTAGTTGTATTTAACAAAATCAGTACTTACAAAAAGTTTATCTTTTCGAAGTTTGCTGAAGCTTTTGGCGATAATACAATTATTGATTTGCTCATTCACAATGGTGATATAAGCATAATGAACGAAGTAATTGATGATGGCCTTAATCATTTCCATCACATCGTATTAGTACCACAGTTTGATGCTCCCCAACCTGAGGTTTTAAAGCTAATCAAGCGCTTTTCTCCCGAAAAGTTAATATTGATGGACTACTTTATTGAAGGATTAAATGCCTCATATGCAGGTGTTTATCAAGACTTTGAATGGGATATCTACAATGCACTTTCTGAAGCAACACTGCATTTAAAAAAGTATGAGAAGTTTAACTTGATATTTCCAGATAAGACAAAGTCTGGTTATTGCGAAAAAATAATTACTGGCTTTAGAAACTTCTGTTTTCATAATAAACTCAAGTTTAACGTTGAGTATGGCTTATCAAACTGCGAAGTAGAAAGACGAAATGCTTATTTGGTAATTCTAGAAGAAGACTTGATTGATTTGATAAAAAAGATGAAAGACAAAAGCCTGATATTAGGTGTAGATACTGGCGTTATTTCTTATAACGATAGCCCAATAAAAGAGATTTTGTGCGGTGGAATAGATGTAGTTTCTACCGATTATATGATGATGAGTAAAGAAATAGCCAGAATGATAAAAGAAAATGACTTAAAAAGGCAACTAAACAAATTTTCCTATATAAAAAGAAAATCACTCTAG
- the holA gene encoding DNA polymerase III subunit delta produces MAVSAFDILNELKKGKYAPLYFLYGDEPFFIDKISEYIEEHALTISEKGFNQTIIYGKDLSIGKLLESARSFPMMAKRQVIIIKEAQAFQDISKKDGQDLLAKYAQNPTPTTILVFCYKHKKPDARTEMFKVLNKHAVLVESKKIYDDKLPGWIKQYFKEINYSIQEKAAFMMAEFIGNDLSRITNEADKMVINYPENTELTSEHILKHIGISKEFNVFELQTALAKKDVLKANKIINYFASNPKDNPLIPIISLLYNYFTKILLLHDNKGASKDELARKLRISPYFLTEYQTAARNYPVSKVLNNIHYIHQADLYSKGIESVKKDSAILKELIFKILH; encoded by the coding sequence ATGGCAGTATCTGCTTTTGACATATTAAATGAGCTTAAAAAAGGAAAATATGCACCACTCTATTTTTTATATGGTGACGAACCTTTTTTTATAGATAAAATTTCTGAATACATAGAAGAGCATGCACTTACAATAAGTGAAAAAGGCTTTAACCAAACTATTATTTATGGTAAAGATTTATCTATTGGTAAATTACTTGAGAGTGCCAGAAGCTTCCCGATGATGGCTAAAAGGCAAGTAATTATTATAAAAGAAGCGCAGGCATTTCAAGATATTTCTAAAAAAGACGGACAAGACCTTTTAGCTAAATACGCACAAAATCCCACTCCTACAACAATTCTTGTATTCTGTTACAAGCATAAAAAACCAGATGCACGAACAGAAATGTTTAAGGTGCTAAATAAACATGCTGTTCTGGTAGAAAGCAAAAAGATATACGACGATAAACTACCCGGTTGGATAAAACAGTATTTTAAAGAAATAAACTATAGTATTCAGGAAAAAGCCGCATTTATGATGGCTGAATTTATTGGCAACGATCTGAGCAGAATTACCAACGAAGCCGATAAAATGGTGATTAACTATCCTGAAAATACAGAACTTACTTCAGAGCATATTCTAAAACACATTGGTATTAGCAAAGAATTTAATGTTTTTGAACTGCAAACGGCACTGGCTAAAAAAGATGTGTTAAAAGCAAACAAGATCATTAACTACTTTGCATCCAACCCAAAGGATAATCCGTTAATACCAATAATATCTTTATTGTATAACTATTTTACCAAAATACTTTTACTGCACGATAACAAAGGAGCTTCTAAAGACGAACTAGCAAGAAAACTTAGAATTAGCCCCTATTTTTTAACTGAATATCAAACGGCAGCCAGAAACTATCCGGTAAGTAAAGTGTTAAATAATATCCATTACATCCATCAGGCTGATTTGTATTCTAAAGGAATCGAAAGTGTAAAAAAGGATTCGGCGATTCTAAAAGAACTGATTTTTAAAATTTTACATTAA
- the phhA gene encoding phenylalanine 4-monooxygenase, producing the protein MIQEYSKYTDDDRFAWKSLFDRQMEVLPGRASQAYFDGIKAINFSRDKIPHFEEVNKVLKSITGWQLEVVKGLIDNKLFFELLENKRFPASTWFRKPEQLDYLEEPDMFHDVFGHVPLLTNQHFFKFLNGLSKIALKNIKNEYAIELISRLYWYTVEFGLIDNENGLKIYGAGILSSSGESIYCLSNKPERRPYNVAEIMNTPYIKDKFQEKYWVINSYKQLFESVDEIEETLGKMLVTNHN; encoded by the coding sequence ATGATTCAAGAATATAGTAAATACACTGACGATGACAGGTTTGCTTGGAAAAGCTTGTTCGATAGGCAAATGGAAGTTCTACCCGGCAGAGCTTCTCAAGCTTACTTTGATGGCATAAAAGCTATAAATTTTAGTAGAGACAAAATCCCTCATTTTGAAGAAGTAAATAAAGTTTTAAAATCAATTACAGGTTGGCAACTAGAGGTTGTAAAAGGTTTAATAGACAATAAACTATTCTTTGAACTTCTCGAAAACAAAAGATTTCCAGCAAGCACATGGTTTAGAAAACCTGAGCAATTAGACTACCTTGAGGAGCCAGATATGTTTCATGACGTATTCGGACATGTGCCATTATTAACCAACCAACATTTCTTTAAGTTTTTAAACGGCCTAAGTAAAATTGCCCTAAAAAACATTAAAAATGAATATGCAATAGAGCTTATATCAAGGCTTTATTGGTATACTGTAGAGTTTGGGTTAATAGATAATGAAAATGGCCTCAAAATCTACGGAGCAGGCATTTTATCTTCTAGTGGAGAGTCTATTTATTGCCTATCTAATAAGCCTGAAAGAAGACCTTACAATGTAGCCGAAATCATGAACACTCCCTATATCAAAGATAAATTTCAGGAAAAATACTGGGTAATAAACTCATACAAACAGCTTTTCGAATCGGTTGATGAAATCGAAGAAACACTCGGAAAAATGCTTGTTACCAATCATAATTAA
- a CDS encoding tyrosine-protein phosphatase, translating to MKIHPGRLIHLEGTDNFRDLGGYKNKEGLTVKWGKLYRSGRLNNLSESDHEIISILKIKTIVDFRKKDEIEKHPNILPIENKINSVNLPITSGVNGAGLTSKILAGEKNIHVDGHEMMLNAYTFYSTKAQEEYKEFFRLLLKNDNCPLLFHCTAGKDRTGFAAAMLLSALEVPKETIFEDYLLTNHYRKAFNEAKMAGADDDKELETIKSFVEVRNVYLEKSFQEIEQLSGSVENYLFSELKLGSEEINQLRRNFLE from the coding sequence ATGAAAATTCATCCGGGAAGACTGATCCACCTGGAAGGAACTGATAATTTCAGAGATCTGGGTGGTTACAAAAACAAAGAAGGACTTACTGTAAAATGGGGCAAACTCTATAGGTCTGGCAGACTAAATAACCTTTCTGAAAGTGACCATGAGATCATCTCCATTCTTAAAATTAAAACCATTGTAGATTTTAGGAAAAAAGATGAAATAGAGAAACATCCCAATATTTTGCCAATAGAAAACAAAATCAATTCTGTAAACCTGCCTATTACTTCTGGTGTAAATGGAGCTGGCTTAACCAGCAAAATTCTCGCAGGTGAAAAAAACATTCATGTAGATGGGCACGAAATGATGCTCAATGCTTATACTTTTTATTCGACCAAAGCACAGGAAGAATATAAAGAGTTTTTTAGGCTATTGTTGAAAAATGATAATTGCCCTCTCCTATTTCACTGTACTGCGGGTAAAGATAGAACCGGTTTTGCAGCAGCTATGCTTTTAAGTGCTTTGGAGGTTCCAAAAGAAACCATTTTTGAAGATTACTTATTAACCAATCATTACAGAAAAGCATTTAATGAAGCAAAAATGGCTGGTGCAGATGATGATAAAGAGCTAGAAACCATCAAATCTTTTGTGGAAGTTAGAAATGTTTATCTCGAAAAATCTTTCCAAGAAATTGAACAGTTAAGTGGCTCGGTTGAAAATTATCTCTTTTCAGAACTGAAATTGGGTTCTGAGGAAATAAATCAACTTAGAAGAAATTTTCTGGAATAG